AGGGCAGCCACGTGCTGCTCGCCGATCCGGAGAAGATCCGCGCCCGGGCCGGCGACCTGGTGCGCACCGGGCAGGAGTTCCTCGAAGCCTCCTGGACCACCGCCGCCGCGGGCGGGCAGGCGCCGATCGACCTCGGCGCGTCGGCCTACCGAGGGCTGGCCGAGATCGCCCGGCACGCGCAGGACACCCGGCGGTGCTGGTGGACGCTGACCCAGCTGACCAGCGAGGATCCCGACATCCTGCGGATCGGCATCGAACCCGCGCCCGCTTATCGCGGCGAGCTGGACCGCGCGATGACCGATCTGCGCGCGCATCTCGCGAGCGGCGGCACCGGCGTGCTCGTGGTCGCCGGGCAGGGCACCGCGAGCCGGGCCGTGGAGCAGCTGCTGTCCGCGGACGTCCCGGCGAAGCAGGAGAGCGCGCTCACCGAAGCACCGGCGTCCGGTGTCGTCACGGTCACCTGCGGTGGGCTCGCCGACGGGTTCGTGGCCCCGGCGCGGGCGCTGGTGGTGCTGTCCGAGGCCGACCTCACCGGCCGCGGCGCCACCGCCGGATCGTCCACAAAGGACCTCAACACCAAGATGCCCTCGCGCCGCCGCGGCGCGGTCGACCCGCTCGCGCTCAAGGCGGGCGACTACGTGGTGCACGACCAGCACGGCATCGGCCGGTTCGTGGAAATGGTGCAGCGGACCCTGAAGGACTCCGGCGGAGCCTCGGTGACCAGGGAGTATCTGCTGCTGGAGTACGCGTCGTCCAAGCGCGGCCAGCCCGGCGACCGGCTGTTCGTGCCCACCGACCAGCTCGACGAGGTGTCCCGCTACGTCGGCGGGGAGCTGCCCACGCTGAACAAGCTGGGCGGTTCGGACTGGAAGAACACCAAGGCGCGTGCGAAGAAGGCGGTCAAGGAGATCGCCGCCGAGCTGGTGCAGCTCTACGCCGCGCGCCAGGCCGCGCCCGGTCATCCGTTCGGCCAGGACACCCCGTGGCAGCACGAGCTCGAGGACGCCTTCCCGTTCACCGAGACCAACGACCAGCTCGCGGCCATCGACGAGGTCAAGGCCGATATGGAGCGCGGCGTCCCGATGGACCGGGTGATCTGCGGCGACGTGGGCTACGGCAAGACCGAGATCGCGGTGCGCGCGGCGTTCAAGGCGGTGCAGGACGGCAAGCAGGTCGCCGTGCTGGTGCCCACCACCCTGCTCGCCCAGCAGCACCTCAACACCTTCGGCGAACGCATGCGGTCCTTCCCGGTCACCGTCAAGGGCCTGTCCCGGTTCACCAACAAGTCCGAGGCGGACGTGATCCTGGAACAGCTCTCGGCCGGCGAGGTGGATGTCGTGATCGGCACACACCGGCTGCTGCAGACCGGAATCCGGTATAAGGACCTCGGCCTCGTGATCGTCGACGAGGAGCAGCGGTTCGGCGTCGAGCACAAGGAGCACATCAAGGCCCTGCGCACACACGTCGACGTGCTCACCATGTCCGCCACGCCGATCCCGCGCACCCTGGAGATGTCGCTCGCGGGCATCCGGGAGATGTCCACCATCCTGACCCCGCCGGAGGACCGGCACCCGATCCTCACCTACGTCGGCGCCTACGACGACAAGCAGGTGGGCGCGGCCATCCGGCGGGAGCTGCTGCGCGACGGCCAGGTCTTCTACGTGCACAACCGGGTCTCCTCGATCGAGAAGGCCGCGCGCCGGATCCGGGAGATGGTGCCGGAGGCGCGCGTGGTCACCGCGCACGGGCAGATGAACGAGGAGAAACTCGAGAAGATCATCCAGGGGTTCTGGGAGAACGAGTACGACGTACTGGTCTGTACCACGATCGTCGAGACGGGCCTGGACATCTCCAACGCCAACACGCTGATCGTGGAACGCGGCGACATGCTCGGCCTGGCGCAGCTGCACCAGTTGCGCGGACGCGTCGGCCGCGGCCGGGAGCGCGGGTACGCCTACTTCCTCTATCCGCCCGAGGCGCCGCTCACCGAGACCGCGCACGACCGGCTCGCCACCATCGCGCAGAACACCGAACTCGGCGCCGGGATGGCGGTCGCGATGAAGGACCTGGAGATCCGCGGCGCGGGCAACATCCTCGGCGCGGAGCAGTCCGGGCACATCGCCGGAGTCGGCTTCGACCTGTACGTCCGGCTCGTCGGCGAGGCCGTGGAAGCCTTCCGCAGGCACGCCGGCGCCGAGACCAGCGAAGACGAGGAGCTCGCCGAGGTCCGCGTCGATCTGCCGGTGGACGCGCACCTCCCGCACGACTACGTCCCCGGCGAGCGGCTCCGGCTGGAGGCCTACCGCAAGATCGCCGCGGCCCCGGATCCGGCGGCGCTGGACGCGGTCCGCGAGGAGCTGATCGACCGCTACGGCCAGCCGCCCGCCCCGGTCACCCGGCTGCTCGCCGTGGCCGCGTTCCGGCACGCCTGCCGTGCCGCCGGCGTCACCGAGGTGGCGGTGCAGGGCAGCACCATCCGGTTCGCCCCGCTGCCGCTGGCCGATTCCCAGATGGTGCGGCTGAAACGCTTGTATCCCAAGGCGTTGTACAAGGCGGTCACGAACACCGTCTCGGTCCCCAAGCCGACCGAAGGCCCGGCGGGCGGCCGGATGGGGGCGCCCGCGCTGCGGGATCAGGAGCTGCTCGACTGGTGCACGAAACTGCTGGCCCAGTTGACCAAGACCCCGGCCGTGGTCTGAGGTGAGCACCGAAATTGCCGCGACGGTATTGCGTTTCTGGGGCAGGCGTGTGAGAGGGTAGGGCCTGTGATGCGGATCATGAGGCGCCCCCGCGCGCTCGTCGCCGTCGTTGCCGGAGCGTTTCTCCTCGCCGGGTGCGGTGCCGGTCCGGGCCAGGTGGGCATGGCCGCGCTCGTCGACGGCAAGCTCACCACGATCGACCAGGTGCAGGGCCTGCTGAACCGCGCGGTGCGCGAGCAGCCCTTCGCCCGTGAGCTGGCCGCGCAGCACAAGCTCGACCTCGTCGGCCGCGAGATCGTCCGGCAGGCGGTGCTGCACGAGGTGCTGGCCAAAGTGGCGCAGAAGGAAGGCGTCACCGCCGACGCGGACGCCATCGACGCGGTCGCGCAGAAGGATCCGCTGGGCGGTGCGCTTCCCGCGGCCGCCGCGCAGGACGAGGCGGCCGGGGTCACCCAGCTCGTGTGGCGGCTGCGCGACCACCGGGAAGCGCTGACCGACCAGTACCTGGAGCAGAAGCTGGCGGTGAAGTACCTGCCCTCGCTCACCGTCAACTTCGACTACACCAGCGTCGGCGCGCCCTCTTCGGACGGTCAGGCACCGTCTGTCGACGCGAAGACCGCGCGCGGCGAGGCGATCGCCAAAGCCCAGGAGTACGCGAAGAACCCGGGCGCCATCACCGCCGAGCTGCAGGGCGGGGCGCAGGGCAATGTCGGGCAGCAGGTGCCCGCGCTGTCCTCGCCGGCGGACGCGGCGACCGTCCTTTTCGGCGTGCCGGCGAACACCGCCATCGCGTTCCAGCCGAACCCGGCCGCC
This Amycolatopsis sulphurea DNA region includes the following protein-coding sequences:
- the mfd gene encoding transcription-repair coupling factor; this encodes MSGLLQSILPDPALRGVVERAGAPLLELQGAVAVRQLVAAALAEDPGRGGAGRPVLAVTATGREADELTLALTDLLGRGRVAGFPSWETLPHERLSPRADTVGRRLEVLHRLHVGDDELRVVVSTVRSLIQPMAPGLGSLAPIDLVVGEEQSFEALLERLVELAYTRVDMVEKRGEFAVRGGILDLFGPTAQHPVRIEFWGDEVSEIRAFAVSDQRSLPGEIPRVTAPPCRELLLTAEVKARAADLATTYEADAHLAEMLTKLSGGIPVEGMEALIPVLCPGELELLTDALPEGSHVLLADPEKIRARAGDLVRTGQEFLEASWTTAAAGGQAPIDLGASAYRGLAEIARHAQDTRRCWWTLTQLTSEDPDILRIGIEPAPAYRGELDRAMTDLRAHLASGGTGVLVVAGQGTASRAVEQLLSADVPAKQESALTEAPASGVVTVTCGGLADGFVAPARALVVLSEADLTGRGATAGSSTKDLNTKMPSRRRGAVDPLALKAGDYVVHDQHGIGRFVEMVQRTLKDSGGASVTREYLLLEYASSKRGQPGDRLFVPTDQLDEVSRYVGGELPTLNKLGGSDWKNTKARAKKAVKEIAAELVQLYAARQAAPGHPFGQDTPWQHELEDAFPFTETNDQLAAIDEVKADMERGVPMDRVICGDVGYGKTEIAVRAAFKAVQDGKQVAVLVPTTLLAQQHLNTFGERMRSFPVTVKGLSRFTNKSEADVILEQLSAGEVDVVIGTHRLLQTGIRYKDLGLVIVDEEQRFGVEHKEHIKALRTHVDVLTMSATPIPRTLEMSLAGIREMSTILTPPEDRHPILTYVGAYDDKQVGAAIRRELLRDGQVFYVHNRVSSIEKAARRIREMVPEARVVTAHGQMNEEKLEKIIQGFWENEYDVLVCTTIVETGLDISNANTLIVERGDMLGLAQLHQLRGRVGRGRERGYAYFLYPPEAPLTETAHDRLATIAQNTELGAGMAVAMKDLEIRGAGNILGAEQSGHIAGVGFDLYVRLVGEAVEAFRRHAGAETSEDEELAEVRVDLPVDAHLPHDYVPGERLRLEAYRKIAAAPDPAALDAVREELIDRYGQPPAPVTRLLAVAAFRHACRAAGVTEVAVQGSTIRFAPLPLADSQMVRLKRLYPKALYKAVTNTVSVPKPTEGPAGGRMGAPALRDQELLDWCTKLLAQLTKTPAVV